The following is a genomic window from Calliphora vicina chromosome 5, idCalVici1.1, whole genome shotgun sequence.
ttacaaaaacaaagtacatgttgtttttggtaaagttgtatttgttgtagaattgggtatacctgtaaataaatttgccttggaattttctaatttaattttgaactttCAGGGGTAAGCATGAgaacaaaatttagctaataTGTTTAACTCATTATCTACTGTTAGTTTAGGAGGTCTGTAAGTTAACATACCCTGTTAACTAAAATACTTAACACTTTACTGTTTTGGAAACTGTTtacaaaagcttttatttattgaaaatattaaaataagagttGCCCTACTTGCTTTATACATTATAATTGAGagagattttttgaaatatgggAATTCTaaataacattttgtaaaaaaaaacgtttaacatgAATAActcatattaaaaaataactttgttcATCACCTAAGGCTGGGGGGGGTTTACAATTAATTAGTATAAATGTTCTAATTAATAGgaatattttgcacaaaatattgatttttgtaaaatgtattttgcaataaacagttgttaaattaaaattgtagaaTAAAGACGTTTGATAGTAgagatttttaacaaaatgaagttttttattttattaacaatattagttttattgattaatttaatggAAACTGATGGTGGAAGAGGTGGTGGAGGAGGAGGAAGAGGAGGTGGAGGATTTGGTGGAGGTGGCAGAGGAGGCGGTTTTGGTGGCGGCCGAGGTGGTGGTGGTAGAGGTTTTGGTGGTGGAAGAGGTTTTGGTGGAGGTAGAGGTTTTGGTGGCGGTAGAGGTTTTGGTTATGGTGGAGGACGTGGATATGGTTTTGTAGGTGGAGGTTTTGTGCCTTTCCCTTATCGTCGTTGGCCCTTCTATGGTCCATTCTATggattttaaacttaaattaagggaaaatatattaattaacatgtctttaaatatattacatatacaaaatacgtaagtacatatttatttatattttttaattttgatttagtTTTTAACGGAGTTTATTTGCAGTAAcatcgttttattttttaataatttctacaataatgaaaattttaaaacgcaatttatttttattgctgttAATAATTGTGATATTTGGCATTAATTTAACTTGGTGTCGGCGAAGAGGAGGTTATGGCAGAGCCTTTCGATTTGGTGGTTATCGCGGTTTTGGTAGACGCTTTGGTTATGGACCTCGTTTCTATAGACGCCCTTTTTTCCATGGCGGTGGCTTTTATGGCGGTTTTGGTGGTGGTTTAATTGGTTATGGAGCATTGCCTGTGCCTGTAGCAGTACCTGTGCCGGCAACAGTAGCGGCTGTagattatgattattattaatgattcattaattttcaaggaatttatattaattatataaactctaaatacaaatttaattatttttaatacaaagaaCTACAAAGaattagtttgtcattccggttgtaatttaaaaaaataaccatgactacctcgatttttaacatagtttttgattacatagacaatatggatataaaacaagtaaaagagctatattcggctatgccgaaattttttttctcgaattgttattttaaaatttttttttattaaattttttaaatttaattttttttttaatttttttaaattttaaaaaaaagttttttgtttttttattttggtgaaaacaaattttggattaaaaaatatttttttctgattttgacccattgtatgtccaacttactatggtcttatatacgtcgttgcaaaggtctttcaaatatctatcattagatatccatattgaatatattaatgacttaataatccagatataggtcaaaaatccaggttgtcctggtattttccttatacctcagccatttgtggaccgattttctcgatttaaaataccaaccgagccggaagaattccggagatatttatgtgtgaatcgtgtatgtaatttgatttcaacagacagacagacgggcggACATTGctttatcgactccgctatctataaggatccagaatatatatggggcatttcatgtcaagtgaaccaacttttgaaatcgatgtcttccgatcgggatgaaatttgcaccaaggttagttctattggatagtaactcagacacaattttcaacaagatcgttcgagaactctctgagttatagggggtcaaattttgacattttggtcaaacaggtgtttttttcttatccatgtaacttattacctattgttcttagcaaaatgtgtcccaaatagtttagatagctctttcttcaatctttcgaaaaaaaatatttaaaaaaaaaataaaaaatttgtattttttttttccgaaatcaaaaacttttttgacttttttttaaaatggtccttttttttcttaaaataaagcttagatatttttcttgaacacctatttggtcgcttagtgggatgcgagtggaatatctatcaaaataaatattttgtaactcaaaacatgcaatatttgactttttttgcaaaatcaaaaactttgttgacttttttttcaaaatggtcccttttttaattttttttttagctcaaacaaaagattagatattatccttgaagacccttttggtcgcttagtgggatgcgagtgggatatctatcaaaataaataactcaagacttacaatttttgacttttttttttgcaaatacgaatttttttcaaaatgagccctttttaaaatttttttttagtcaaaagaaagctcaggtccttcctttaagatatttttagtcccttagtgggatgcgagtggaatatctatctaaataaatattttataactcaagaaatacaatttttgaaatttttttgcaaaatcgaaatttttttccaatatgggccgttttttttaaatttagaaagcctaggtccattcctttaagatatttttggtcgcttagtgggatgcgagtgggatatctatcaaaataaatattttgtaacacaagacatacaattttttaattttttttgcatgaaatgccccatatacattaTAGGGTCAgacaattatattgtggaaattacaaacagaatggcaaacttatatatgtatacccttctggtgaagggtataattaaaggCATTACAAAGACCTTTTCAAATACGTATACatctcaaataaattaaatttccagCGATATATATCAAGGCTTTGATCCAAGTGGATCCAAATTGGCCCATTTACAGCAACATTTGTTGACAAAGAAACTTcttaaaagttgtatttttctgGCAAGAcatcaatttatattttaattaactatgtattctttttattaacctacaactaaataactaacaaacattattaatttataaatttcaaacattaaaacttaaaaactaaattttaattcataatttttggcAACATAAACAGCAGAGGCCATCACAAGGGCAGATGTTGAAATGACATAAAAGGATTTCGAAAGAAACTGAAACaagaataaaacaattaaatctttatgctattaaaaaatcatCTGGGAACTCAGAAACTTACCTGATCCTGCCATTTACGATTGGCAATGCACTTACTATACGGCATGCTAGTAAATGACACGCTATTATACAAAGGTACCCAAAAGGTGGGGAAGAAACGGAAGAGTGTTGTATCCAAAATTTTACGGCATTTGAAGGAGAAACGTTTGGTTAAATCGCGCATCTGgcaatataaaacataaatgaattaaaattgaaGTTGAGGGAggtattttaagtattttcttaCCTCCACATAATTGTACATGGCCAAATCGCATATAGCATGAGCATCCTTGCATCGGTTATCGGTAAACTGTTCTAAAGCTTTTGCTATGGTCATTTGTGGCTGGCCCAGTATAGAGAAGAATATGGTACAATCTTCCATGCCAGCATTCATGCCTTGACCGTAGTAGGGAACCATGGCGTGAGCAGCATCACCCAGTATTAAAGCTTTGTCACCAAAATGATAGGGATTGCACTGGAACAAAGAAAATAATGACATTAATTTCTCTTCTTTCTCCTCTTTAACTCCTCCAAATATAAATACACTTACCTTTATCGATACCAAATGTTGGGGTTTCGATTTAAAGAAATCCTTAAGCAAACATTCCTCCCCAATCAATGGCAAGGCATCAATATAATAACGCTTGAAGAATTCCAACAGATCTTCGGTTGTTTTAATACTGGCAAATACTCTGAAGGGCATGGACAAGGTCACCGTAAACGATTTATCCTGATTGGGCAAAGCAATCATCATAAAATCATCTCTAGGCCAAATATGCAAATAATTGGGAGGCATTTGAAATTCACCATTTTTAGCCGGTATGCACAATTCCAAATAGCCATGTTCAATATATTCCTGAGAGAAATTGAAACCCAAAGTTTTGGACATTTGCTGGCGTACAGAGCTGAAGGCTCCATCACAGCCTACAATAAGATCGGCATTAGCTTCAGTGCAATCTTCTGTATAAGGGCTAGAGACAAGAAAATATAATAACTAATATTGGAATTAATTAGTTAATGTAAAAACTTACTGCTGGAAAACCATATCTCCTTCCCTTAGATTAGCCGTTTTAAGCTTATGATCAAAATGATAAtgaatatttggaaatttttctccagctatagaaaaaaattagcaaagaattaattaattaaataaaatatattttttaaaacttgttaTTATCTATAATTaccatttaataaaatttcatttaaatgtttACGTCCCACCGAATACAAACATTGATGAGTACAAGGATCATACAACACTACTGATCTATTACCCTTGATATCATGCAACATACGACCACGCATTGGTATTGCCGTCGATAATACGACATCTTCTAAGCCCACTTCGGCTAAAGCTTTGCGGCCTCTTTGTGATAAGGCTAAATTAATACTGCGTCCCTGTACCAGCTGAGAGCTGCGTATATCTTCTCTGTATTCATAGAGATGAACTTCGTGACCGCGACGTGCAAAATTTAAAGCAGTCAATGAACCCACCTACAACGAGAAAATAttatcaaagttttattaaaatattaacatttattaacgtttttttaaatgtaaacaaaaacaatatttttgcaaaatgtgtTTCCTTTTAGATTAGGTTACAGTCAAAGGTTCGAAAAAATGATTCTTTCGGCTGTATAGACCACAACTGgccgtccagaacgttcggcaccTTCCGTGCTTTTACGGCcataacgaaattcagtaaacaactttttacctatgaaattgatggtgcagagttcccatagtattgttacgaaattgtacttgaattcaaatataacgattttaacggctgatttaaaagtagcataatgctttcaaataacagtgctgtaatagcaaactgtaacatatctgtgggcattattaacattgaataaaagctttcagttgaccattgatcgtaagttggtaACGCtatttgctgcgaccgtatattctaatattcagttaaagaacattgtagaaagtacaccacagatggcgtatgtattagaaatctctagacagttaaagataAATCTAgggtgcagatggcagtgttataaatagtggcagaggtcgcagtcgttagtgagtttatcagagacgcttgtCGAACAAACATCAACTAGTGccgtgtttttcaagtgaattcgtgtacattataaagtgtgcctgtatttctgcgaatttataaacgtgtataaaaaaacattgagtgactatttaattctgttgttgtacattttaaataaataaagagttgttacaattttcaaactactaaacggcttttatttggaatcatttaaaggaaataaaccagcgttttgaaaatgttaaaacgtaacagtatttatttgagtgatgtttttttttcgccaaaaataATGCTAAAGGAGCAgaagaaattcactttttttccaatttctcctcaagtcaatAATGGTGTTATGAAATCAAagatttgaaataataaattctttattcaactttcaaaatcaaattgtagtttatctcttaaccattccTTTAATGTATTCAGCACGAATTATTTCATTATCTTAATTCTTTTGTACTTCAagcgtattgaattcattccattgatagtttccgcatacaccgtaatcggcgccgataacgaaaactgaaacttaaaaacgttggtgttcgtcaccgtcaggtttctgaattgttttcgtttcagtttgttgggtgcgttgcggcataaaacagaaacgaaattattttttaagttgtcatttggaaattaaatagaatttcattatttttgacaaaatctattattttttcctcttccaataaagaaaatttatttttttttcatattgattttctttaaattttaaataaaaaaataactaaaataatttcgttcctacagcaccgaaaacaacctacttgaagttgttttcgttccggccccgtttcgttcccaattatcgttgccgatttctgaaacgaattttttttcggtgcaaatgtatgtaatttcgttttcggtgccgattacggtgtatgcgggaACGTAGCTATATTGAATCgttcaagttttctttaattcaaatccattaaaaaatagctttaaaaatatttggaatgattAAGGTATTACAAAAAggttttagacaattttaagacatcaaaatatttgccgCAGACTCAaattagtatatatatattctgggctCTCATAAGATTATAAGACGAAGAACCATAGACACGAATTGGGGTCTTAGTCCTACTATGACACACTAGCTTTATAAAAGCGTGATTAGACCAATTCTAACTTATACTTGAATAATGGACTTCTTTGGACAAAAAGTGTAATATAAAACCATTACAGGGAGTTCAGCGTACACGCTACTTGGGTATAAGTGGGGCCATGAGCACTACATCAACCAAGTCTCTGGAAACCTATCTTAACATTAAGCGAACTGACCAAAAGGCGGTTATAGGACACGACACCAAGGTATAATGGATTAATTTGAAGGCTTTACACAAACATCGGACGTGCCCGATCGCATAATAGACACAGAATATACAGCGATCTTTGAACCACTGATCCCAGATAGAATATCATGGTCAAACGGAACACTAGAGCAAATACCAGTAGGAATCCGTTGCTTCACGGATGGCTCTAAATTGGGATATAAAACGGACCTTTGGTTCTACACTGAAATAGAAATATACTACCGTCAACCTAATCACAACACTAGCATCCAGGCAGTAACGGAATGTGTAAATTGGATTCGAATAAATATGGCGCCTATAGGACAGTTAGAATTAGCAAAAAGATcagagaaaaattatttttcaattaatatttgaCTAAAATGGGCGGGATTGGATTAGCGGGCGGGGCACCTATCATAcaatgtaaatagttattttcgaatataccacgacatgaagttaaaaaaatggaaaggatcggaacaggggctaagtcacctcccatacaaagtatgtatattgttatttataaatatcatGAGAACTGTAATTGCAAGATACTTTAAACTTTACCCGAATTACAGGTATACTATCAGTTTACCTGAAAATGGTGTGGATTGGATTAGTGTACGTAGCACCTCCTATACAAAGTAGATATTTTATtgcgaatatctggagaactataattgtgaaagtcttaaAACTTTACACgattcaatttcttatcactgcatgaggTTTGACCAACAATTGGAGGGGTCGGAACAGGGGCGTGAGTCACCTACCACACAAAggaaatagttatttctaaatatcttgagaactgTAATTGCAAGATTTTTCCAAAACGCTAAAGTTCtcgatttctttttatattttttgtggtaattaatgtAAAAGATATGTTTCAAAACGGGACAAATGacgtcccgttcagagtatccCGGGAAACGGGACATACGATTCTAAAACTGGACTGTTCTGACGAAAACTGGAGGTTGGCAAGTCTAATATCAGATGATAAAGTTAAATCTAAGTCCGTATTGGGCTGTAATAGAGCTTTGACCGAATACTTTCCGAGAGGTAAAGTATGCATCATATGGGTATCAGGCCAATCAGGTAATCGAATGTATGTACTTGCTTTTAAGGAAAGGGAAGTCGAGGTAGTTAACCTGACGAACGCAAAACCGTTCGACGCAACAACGAACCACAAAGATCCTATGGGGAAACCCTAACGAGTGCAGGACGAGAAGCCTCCTCAGAAAAAGCAAGTCCGATGTTAGTATGATGGTACGTGGACACACAGATTACGGGCTCTTGAGCACATTCTTTGTCACAGCCAGGCTTTTATCGGAATTAGATCCAAATATCTTGGGAGCGATATAATTCCGGATATAACATCCATCACGAATATTGATCGGAAAATTCTTAGGAATTACGTCCAGGAAACTGAGTTTCTGAACATCAGACGATAATACCTTCATAGGttattttttaccaacaaaCTTTTCCCATGAAAAGTAGCGCACACCAGGCCAATAGTGGCCTATACTGTAAAGTAAGGCGAATATAGGGCAACATTTGtctctagtccccatacaaggccccctctgaacattcataattgtcttataataacactgtccaacaaattgagacttttggattggaacagaacagcgaccctataattctgaaagggcatgttgtgTAGATCATTTTTTgcagaataaacttatagtccagctggtctaatttttttttacactgggttgaagtataattttttgatcgaagcgagcattatactaactgaaaaaaaaatttgtaatttaatgtctgagagaattcttattatcaaatttttatggGGATCGTTTTTGTGGAAGAACTTTTTacctatctcctctctttaggggtcaatttgacccttttttttgacaaaatcaaacaaattcaTTCAAAGAGGACATTTagggattaaaatattctacgaaaatttcagtggggggtcaccaaagataccaaagtatCTTTACAcgccacctcgggtctcaaattttttaaaaaaaaatcgccaaaaatccaagtacGTTCCGAATAAGCTGAAATGATATATATaatatgccctttcagaattataggttcgctattctgttccaaaaatgatgttggacagtgtaattaatatcgtgatgaaattggacataaacatgttttatatgaacctaaaacTTTCTACCAACTTGTGTGAGGAtctgtccataattgaccctacccccaCATAACCTTTATAtcaaaaaatcacattttattgtcacatattgatggtggatatacagattcggtacagccgaaaataacattcttaattgttttattcatttgttaatttattcattttgtaaatgattaaagataaaaacaaatttattatagaaataatatttcaaatttagattagatttgaattaacaaaaatttaaccattcAATGGTTGAATGAAttgtattaagaattaattttacaatgaatgaatttcattcaaataatgcTTTTCAGTGAagc
Proteins encoded in this region:
- the LOC135960887 gene encoding rRNA 2'-O-methyltransferase fibrillarin-like; protein product: METDGGRGGGGGGRGGGGFGGGGRGGGFGGGRGGGGRGFGGGRGFGGGRGFGGGRGFGYGGGRGYGFVGGGFVPFPYRRWPFYGPFYGF
- the cn gene encoding kynurenine 3-monooxygenase codes for the protein MSEKIVKSSGNGINLSIPPMKVAVIGAGLVGSLTALNFARRGHEVHLYEYREDIRSSQLVQGRSINLALSQRGRKALAEVGLEDVVLSTAIPMRGRMLHDIKGNRSVVLYDPCTHQCLYSVGRKHLNEILLNAGEKFPNIHYHFDHKLKTANLREGDMVFQHPYTEDCTEANADLIVGCDGAFSSVRQQMSKTLGFNFSQEYIEHGYLELCIPAKNGEFQMPPNYLHIWPRDDFMMIALPNQDKSFTVTLSMPFRVFASIKTTEDLLEFFKRYYIDALPLIGEECLLKDFFKSKPQHLVSIKCNPYHFGDKALILGDAAHAMVPYYGQGMNAGMEDCTIFFSILGQPQMTIAKALEQFTDNRCKDAHAICDLAMYNYVEMRDLTKRFSFKCRKILDTTLFRFFPTFWVPLYNSVSFTSMPYSKCIANRKWQDQFLSKSFYVISTSALVMASAVYVAKNYELKFSF